The following proteins are co-located in the Echinicola sp. 20G genome:
- a CDS encoding FecR family protein: protein MGRNYHNIEDFLEDKTFCDWVLNHLSTHRLTWELFESEHPELELEIKAAKEILLELYKEKRLWEKAGKDRVGNEIKERLGFNKVETRAFREKVYQPQSVSSNLSWGIAAVIALVLTCAGIVGWYGLDQKETITVPSVAMVVKSNQKGQKSIVHLPDGSQVTLNSSSEISYLSNFGKDHRNLTLEGEAFFQVTRDTSMAFTVTSGEITTTALGTSFNINAYEKDRPSVKLATGVVEVTKARDKSDLMRLTPGEEAFLGVDLKVQKREFDLESAFLWKEGIIFFDESPFSEVVLTLERWYGVEITLKELPTGKLPLVSGRFENDHLDNVLESIGYSLRFSHEITQKNVTVSFNKPKK from the coding sequence TTGGGGAGAAATTATCATAACATCGAAGATTTTTTAGAGGATAAGACCTTTTGTGATTGGGTGCTGAATCATCTAAGTACTCATAGATTGACTTGGGAGTTATTTGAAAGTGAGCACCCCGAGTTGGAATTGGAGATAAAAGCCGCTAAGGAAATTCTACTCGAACTCTACAAAGAGAAAAGACTTTGGGAGAAAGCAGGGAAAGATCGAGTAGGAAATGAGATCAAGGAAAGACTCGGGTTCAATAAAGTAGAAACCAGAGCTTTTAGGGAAAAGGTTTATCAACCTCAGTCTGTCAGTAGCAATTTGTCTTGGGGGATAGCTGCCGTAATAGCATTGGTTTTGACTTGTGCAGGTATTGTTGGGTGGTATGGGTTAGATCAAAAAGAAACCATTACTGTCCCTTCTGTTGCCATGGTGGTGAAGTCTAATCAAAAGGGACAAAAATCAATTGTTCACTTACCAGACGGCAGCCAGGTAACCCTCAATTCTTCTAGTGAGATTAGTTATTTATCTAATTTTGGAAAGGACCACAGAAACCTAACTCTTGAAGGGGAAGCATTTTTTCAGGTGACAAGGGATACAAGTATGGCTTTTACAGTCACAAGTGGAGAGATCACCACGACTGCATTGGGGACATCTTTTAATATCAATGCTTATGAAAAGGACCGTCCTTCGGTCAAATTGGCGACTGGAGTGGTAGAGGTAACAAAGGCGAGAGATAAGTCGGATTTGATGCGTCTGACTCCTGGAGAGGAGGCTTTCCTAGGTGTGGATTTAAAAGTTCAAAAGAGAGAATTCGATTTAGAAAGTGCATTTCTCTGGAAGGAAGGCATAATTTTTTTTGATGAGAGCCCCTTTTCAGAAGTGGTTTTGACTCTTGAGCGTTGGTATGGAGTGGAAATTACCCTGAAAGAATTACCAACAGGAAAGCTCCCTCTGGTATCAGGAAGGTTTGAGAATGATCATTTGGATAATGTGCTGGAAAGCATAGGATATAGCTTAAGGTTCTCTCATGAGATAACACAAAAGAATGTTACTGTCAGTTTTAATAAACCTAAAAAATAA
- a CDS encoding RNA polymerase sigma factor has translation MFNQLKEGNMDFGRLSDRQLWKEITEGNQQAFSYLYETTSDSLFSYGFKFSGEKTLIEDVIQDVFILIWEKRDRLTISHSIKYYLFTTFRREIMNRLQGDRGQRQGLEKFHEESYWEASIQEVLVQRQVTIDSGKHVREAMKILTNRQREVIYLKYLEGLSYEEISEMMDVKVPYLYNLVLKGLKSLKSHFVSNGIINTLRTIFIVLLFKCFW, from the coding sequence TTGTTCAATCAATTGAAAGAAGGTAATATGGATTTTGGTCGGCTCTCAGATCGTCAGCTATGGAAAGAAATAACTGAAGGAAATCAGCAAGCGTTTTCCTATCTGTATGAGACAACATCTGACTCTCTATTCAGTTATGGTTTCAAGTTCTCAGGGGAAAAGACATTGATAGAAGATGTCATCCAAGATGTATTTATTTTGATTTGGGAAAAGAGAGATCGGCTGACCATCAGTCATTCTATTAAGTATTACCTTTTTACTACATTTAGAAGAGAGATCATGAACAGGCTCCAAGGGGATAGGGGGCAGCGGCAAGGACTCGAAAAATTTCATGAAGAATCCTATTGGGAGGCATCCATCCAAGAGGTTTTGGTTCAGAGACAGGTAACCATAGATTCGGGTAAGCATGTAAGGGAGGCCATGAAAATTCTCACTAATAGGCAGCGGGAGGTCATTTATCTCAAATATTTGGAGGGACTGAGTTATGAGGAGATTTCAGAAATGATGGATGTTAAGGTACCCTATCTTTATAACCTCGTTCTGAAGGGACTTAAGTCTCTTAAATCACACTTTGTTTCCAATGGTATTATTAATACTCTTCGCACTATTTTTATTGTATTGTTATTCAAATGTTTTTGGTAA
- a CDS encoding GNAT family N-acetyltransferase, with protein sequence MDEKEKPEIIIRGGTIAEVLSISLAIPEFERSYGGDVYAERLQGKANLVLVAEYASKLVGFKVGYAIEEGTFYSWMGGVLPAFRRNGIAGVLADVQADWAKKSGYKKLFFKTRNRHKEMIRFGLKRGFMITDLVKKYPKEEFRIIMEKDL encoded by the coding sequence ATGGATGAAAAGGAGAAGCCTGAGATCATTATCCGGGGAGGAACAATTGCAGAGGTACTTTCAATTAGCCTAGCGATCCCTGAATTTGAGCGGTCATATGGAGGTGATGTATATGCTGAGCGACTCCAAGGAAAAGCCAACCTTGTCTTAGTGGCAGAGTATGCCAGCAAGTTGGTAGGGTTTAAAGTAGGTTATGCTATTGAAGAAGGTACTTTTTATTCCTGGATGGGAGGAGTGTTGCCTGCGTTTAGAAGAAATGGAATAGCAGGTGTTTTGGCCGATGTACAAGCAGATTGGGCAAAAAAATCTGGATATAAAAAGTTGTTTTTCAAGACTAGAAATAGGCATAAAGAGATGATTAGGTTTGGACTTAAGAGAGGCTTCATGATTACGGACTTGGTTAAGAAATACCCCAAGGAAGAATTTAGAATAATCATGGAGAAAGATTTATAG
- a CDS encoding glycoside hydrolase family 3 N-terminal domain-containing protein, translating to MLNQTIRLLRPQILLAGMLIIFVPNLLNGQTKKSTSIYKQANQSVQDRVSDLLSRMTLEEKVGQLSTLLGWEMYEKTDNGVVASETFKKAVQERNIGMLWATLRADPWTQKTLETGLQPGLAAEATNAMQRYVIENTRLGIPMLLAEECPHGHMAIGTTVFPTSIGQASTWNPKLIKEMASVIALEARLQGGHIGYGPVLDLAREPRWSRVEETYGEDPYLNGQMGIAMVKGFQGESIASGETVISTLKHFTAYGVPEGGHNGTSVSVGDRELHQSYLPPFKDAVQAGALSVMTAYNSIDGIPCTSNGYLLNDILRDDWGFDGFVVSDLGSISGLKGSHHVAATLEDAAQLAIDAGVDSDLGGYGFDKNLYAAIQSGKVNMDVLDQAVARVLRLKFEMGLFENPYVDPELAAQKVRSAAHIDLARRVAKESVVLLKNENATLPLSKKLNKIAVIGPNADNIYNQLGDYTAPQANSNIVTVLEGIQAKVGKDVQVDYIKGCAIRDTTQSQIEEAAALAAQADVAIVVLGGSSARDFDTEYEETAAAKVSGTKEGEIISDMESGEGFDRMTLDLLGDQMKLLKAIKKTGTPVVLVMIKGRPLNLNWADENIPAILDAWYPGQEGGNAIADVLFGDYNPAGRLSISVPRSVGQLPVYYNYKNPKRHDYVEGSAEPLYAFGHGLSYSEFEYADLNIATEGNAQDAKVKVSFSVSNTSEIDGEEVVQLYVKDLVSSTVRPLMELKRFDKINVPADKQVTIEFELTSEDLQVLDAKMNRLVEPGAFKILVGRSSKDIRLEESFKID from the coding sequence ATGCTTAATCAAACCATTAGACTTCTGCGCCCTCAAATATTGTTGGCAGGTATGCTGATCATATTTGTTCCCAACTTGTTAAATGGACAGACTAAAAAATCAACGTCGATTTATAAGCAAGCAAATCAGTCAGTTCAAGACCGGGTGTCAGATCTGCTGAGCAGGATGACTTTAGAGGAAAAAGTTGGTCAGCTATCTACGCTTTTGGGCTGGGAAATGTATGAGAAAACCGATAATGGGGTTGTGGCCAGTGAGACTTTTAAGAAGGCGGTGCAGGAAAGGAACATTGGTATGCTGTGGGCCACGCTAAGGGCTGACCCTTGGACCCAAAAAACATTGGAAACCGGTTTGCAGCCTGGGTTGGCGGCGGAAGCTACCAATGCCATGCAGCGATATGTGATAGAAAACACTCGATTGGGAATTCCCATGCTTCTAGCGGAAGAATGCCCTCATGGACATATGGCTATTGGTACGACTGTTTTTCCTACTTCCATTGGACAGGCAAGTACTTGGAATCCCAAGTTGATCAAAGAGATGGCATCTGTCATTGCTTTGGAAGCAAGGTTGCAGGGTGGGCATATTGGTTATGGTCCAGTACTGGATTTGGCAAGAGAGCCAAGGTGGTCCAGAGTGGAAGAAACCTATGGTGAAGACCCGTATTTGAATGGACAGATGGGGATTGCGATGGTTAAGGGATTTCAAGGCGAGTCCATTGCTTCAGGAGAAACTGTGATTTCTACCCTAAAGCATTTTACCGCTTATGGTGTTCCAGAAGGAGGACATAATGGAACTAGTGTGAGTGTAGGAGATCGTGAACTTCACCAAAGTTATTTGCCTCCATTTAAAGATGCAGTGCAGGCAGGTGCTTTATCCGTAATGACAGCCTACAATTCTATTGATGGGATACCGTGTACTTCTAATGGATATTTGCTCAATGATATTTTAAGGGATGATTGGGGGTTTGATGGCTTTGTGGTTTCTGACCTGGGAAGTATCAGTGGGCTGAAGGGAAGTCACCATGTGGCAGCCACTTTGGAAGATGCGGCACAACTGGCCATAGATGCTGGGGTGGATTCGGATTTGGGCGGATATGGATTTGATAAAAATCTATATGCAGCTATCCAAAGCGGAAAGGTGAATATGGATGTTTTGGATCAGGCAGTAGCTAGGGTTTTAAGATTGAAATTTGAGATGGGACTGTTTGAGAATCCATATGTAGATCCTGAATTAGCCGCTCAAAAAGTGAGGTCAGCTGCACATATTGACTTGGCAAGAAGGGTGGCAAAGGAATCGGTGGTCTTACTTAAAAACGAGAACGCCACTTTACCATTGAGCAAGAAATTAAATAAGATAGCCGTAATAGGCCCTAATGCAGATAATATTTATAATCAGTTAGGAGATTATACGGCACCTCAAGCCAATAGTAATATTGTAACTGTTTTGGAAGGTATCCAGGCCAAAGTAGGCAAGGATGTTCAGGTGGATTATATCAAGGGCTGTGCGATCCGAGATACCACACAAAGCCAAATTGAGGAAGCTGCTGCTTTAGCTGCCCAAGCAGATGTAGCTATTGTTGTATTGGGCGGTAGTAGTGCGAGGGATTTTGATACGGAATATGAAGAAACTGCAGCAGCCAAAGTGAGTGGAACCAAGGAAGGTGAAATCATCAGTGATATGGAAAGTGGAGAAGGCTTTGATCGCATGACTTTAGATTTGCTCGGTGATCAAATGAAGCTTTTAAAGGCCATAAAGAAGACAGGAACTCCAGTAGTATTGGTAATGATCAAGGGCAGACCGCTGAACCTGAATTGGGCAGATGAAAATATTCCAGCAATTTTGGATGCATGGTACCCAGGACAAGAGGGGGGCAATGCCATAGCTGATGTGCTTTTTGGAGATTATAACCCTGCTGGTAGACTTTCTATTTCTGTTCCGCGTTCGGTTGGACAGCTGCCTGTTTATTATAATTATAAAAACCCAAAAAGACATGATTATGTAGAGGGCAGTGCAGAGCCTCTTTATGCTTTTGGGCATGGCCTTAGTTATTCCGAGTTTGAGTATGCTGACCTCAACATAGCAACAGAGGGTAATGCGCAAGATGCCAAAGTAAAAGTAAGTTTCAGTGTGTCAAATACCAGTGAAATAGATGGAGAAGAAGTTGTGCAGCTATATGTAAAGGATTTAGTCAGCAGCACGGTAAGACCATTGATGGAATTGAAGCGCTTTGATAAGATTAATGTCCCAGCAGATAAGCAGGTAACTATCGAATTTGAGTTGACTTCAGAAGATTTACAGGTATTGGATGCCAAAATGAATAGGCTTGTAGAGCCAGGTGCTTTTAAAATCTTGGTAGGAAGATCTTCTAAGGATATTCGCTTAGAAGAAAGTTTTAAAATTGACTGA
- a CDS encoding GNAT family N-acetyltransferase — translation MEKVKIIPYQPALQPYFESINKAWIKEHFILEPVDIEVLEDPEFHIIDQGGAILFAELEGEILGTVALKYQEEGIYEMTKMGVVPEAQGKKVGWKLASAILEQAKGLGAQKVVLYSNRKLAPAISMYQKLGFKEAEPEAGKYSRCDIKMEIEF, via the coding sequence ATGGAAAAAGTAAAAATCATCCCTTACCAACCAGCTTTACAGCCTTATTTTGAATCTATAAACAAAGCCTGGATCAAAGAGCATTTTATATTGGAACCAGTGGATATTGAAGTGTTGGAAGATCCTGAATTTCATATTATAGATCAAGGAGGAGCTATTCTGTTTGCCGAACTGGAAGGTGAAATATTGGGGACAGTTGCACTCAAGTATCAAGAAGAAGGGATTTATGAAATGACAAAAATGGGAGTTGTGCCAGAGGCCCAGGGAAAGAAGGTAGGATGGAAATTGGCCAGTGCTATTTTGGAGCAGGCAAAAGGTTTAGGCGCTCAGAAAGTAGTTTTGTATAGTAATCGAAAATTGGCTCCCGCCATTAGCATGTATCAAAAATTGGGTTTTAAGGAAGCTGAACCTGAAGCAGGAAAGTATTCCAGATGTGATATAAAAATGGAAATCGAATTTTAA
- the dinB gene encoding DNA polymerase IV: MITDSQRSIVHMDLDSFFVSVERLFDSRLNGKPILIGGTGDRGVVASCSYEARKFGIHSAMPMRTARQLCPEALIIRGDTERYSQKSHEITEIIREDVPLFEKSSIDEFYIDYSGMDKFFGCFKMAQELRQRIIRETGLPISLGLSENKTVSKVATGEAKPDNEKEIPRGTEKPFLAPLSVRKIPMIGEKTAHSLYGMGVKKIHTLQAMPAELLESAFGKNGLVLWDKANGVDRNPVVPYSEAKSISTENTFSQDTIDVRMLEATLIAMTEQLATKLRKNKQLTCCVNVKIRYSDFDTHTMQQRIPYTAADHTLIPIVKELFRKLYNRRLLIRLIGVRFSALVHGHYQINLFEDTQESIRLYQALDKINVKYGEKTVCRAIGMKVGHRNFNPFNGVAI, translated from the coding sequence ATGATTACAGACAGTCAGCGAAGTATCGTACATATGGACCTCGACTCATTCTTTGTCTCTGTCGAACGTTTATTTGACAGTAGGCTAAATGGGAAGCCCATCCTCATTGGGGGAACGGGAGATCGTGGAGTAGTCGCATCTTGCAGCTATGAAGCCCGCAAGTTTGGCATCCACTCAGCCATGCCTATGCGAACAGCCCGTCAGCTATGTCCCGAAGCCCTAATCATCCGGGGCGACACAGAGCGCTATAGTCAAAAATCCCATGAGATCACTGAAATCATCAGAGAAGATGTTCCACTTTTCGAAAAATCATCCATTGACGAATTCTATATTGATTACTCCGGCATGGATAAATTCTTCGGTTGCTTCAAAATGGCACAAGAACTTCGACAAAGAATCATAAGAGAAACCGGCTTGCCCATTTCCTTAGGACTTTCTGAGAACAAAACCGTCTCCAAGGTAGCCACGGGAGAGGCCAAACCTGATAATGAAAAAGAAATCCCCAGAGGAACAGAAAAGCCTTTTTTGGCTCCTTTATCGGTACGTAAAATCCCAATGATCGGCGAAAAGACGGCCCATAGCCTCTATGGAATGGGCGTAAAAAAAATCCATACCTTACAGGCCATGCCTGCAGAATTATTGGAAAGTGCATTTGGCAAAAACGGATTGGTACTTTGGGACAAGGCCAATGGCGTGGACCGAAACCCAGTAGTCCCTTATTCTGAAGCCAAATCGATCTCCACTGAAAACACTTTCAGTCAGGACACCATAGATGTAAGAATGCTGGAAGCCACACTCATAGCCATGACAGAACAGCTTGCTACCAAGCTCCGAAAAAACAAACAGCTAACCTGCTGTGTAAATGTCAAAATCCGCTATTCTGACTTCGACACGCATACCATGCAGCAACGCATCCCTTACACTGCTGCTGACCATACCCTTATCCCCATTGTCAAAGAGCTTTTCAGAAAACTCTACAATCGACGTTTGCTCATCAGGCTTATCGGCGTCAGGTTTAGCGCCTTGGTTCATGGCCATTATCAAATCAACCTTTTTGAAGACACCCAAGAAAGTATCAGACTTTATCAAGCATTGGACAAAATCAATGTAAAGTATGGTGAAAAAACAGTATGTAGAGCCATAGGAATGAAAGTCGGACATCGTAATTTCAACCCCTTTAATGGAGTAGCCATTTGA